In Nocardioides cavernaquae, the genomic window GTCGTCGACGGTGGCCGCGCGCCTGAGGTCGTCGCTGCGGAGGTTGGCACGCTCGTCGACAGCGGTCGGGTGGAGCCGTGGCGGGCTGGCACATCTCCGCGGTGCGTCAGGCCATCACCCAGCGCGTCGGCGGCCGAGTGCTCTACGCCTTCGCTGCGATGCACGAGGGCCGCGACGACACGCGCGGCGTCTTCATGCTCGGCGAGCGTCCGATCAACCAGCTCCTCCCGGCGGCGCACTGGATGCGCGAGGAACTCGGCACCGGCCGCTGGGCGATCGTCGGCAACGACTACGTCTTCCCTCGGGTGACCGGCGCGACGGCACGCATCGCGCTCCAGGACAGTGCCTCGTCCATCGTCAGCGAGACCTACGTCCCGCTGGGCACGACTGACTTCGGCGCCGTCCTGCGAGATCTCGAGGGTGGTGACGTCGATGGCGTGATGATGCTCCTGATGGGGCAGGACGCCGTCCACTTCAACCGCCAGTTCGCACGTTTCGGGC contains:
- a CDS encoding ABC transporter substrate-binding protein, whose translation is MAGWHISAVRQAITQRVGGRVLYAFAAMHEGRDDTRGVFMLGERPINQLLPAAHWMREELGTGRWAIVGNDYVFPRVTGATARIALQDSASSIVSETYVPLGTTDFGAVLRDLEGGDVDGVMMLLMGQDAVHFNRQFARFGLDDRLTRLSPAVEENTLLAGGPAAHNGLYAAAAYFDGLDTAEGNELASAYYARFGRWAPVLNAVGESCYEAILF